One window of Podarcis raffonei isolate rPodRaf1 chromosome 15, rPodRaf1.pri, whole genome shotgun sequence genomic DNA carries:
- the LOC128402831 gene encoding relaxin receptor 1-like: MISKFTMMLFLVILQMVTKAFPADSHPDHGGCSSGMFPCENMTVCLPQLLHCNGVINCDDGADEENCVNDVGWPKIFNELLSNNGSSSSRTSDGSRVANCTLNQYPVGCGCSGTAVNCQDQGLRAVPQVSPSVTELDLKNNEIVSLLDFQFIAYEQLELLFLQDNRIQSISASAFAGLVKLKKLYLNSNNITHLKPRIFHNLLRLKWLILENNNITEILATAFEGLKSLLFLDLHNNLLRGLPNTSICSEMPKLNWLDLEGNQLHTLQSSSFRGCNEVTVLVLNRNKIEWIQAGTFFDLNSLVELDLSCNRLKDLLPSSFKGLHELQQLNISNNPLHQIYPDEFDDVPLLRSLSLEGLEIPNIHSRMFEKLTNLHHIYFKKFQYCSFAPHVRSCKPNTDGISSFENLLASGVLRVFVWVVAFITCLGNLFVILTRSFITTENSNHTLAIKSLCCADCLMGIYLFFLGAFDLRFSGEYNQHAQAWMASTACQLVGSLAMLSSEVSVFQLTYMTLEKSFSVVFPFSHHRASKKWTLSTLAVIWLLGFSLTLVPFLCTESFGTYYGRNGVCFPLQSDGKEHHGARVYSTGIFLGLNLVAFAIIVLAYASMFYSIHTTAARTGERSAVSVEVALAKRFFFIVFTNALCWIPIFLLKLLSLLDLDIPGTVTSWVVIFILPINSALNPILYTITTTSFQEKLKQCLQKNKPSLQDTQGKSFVLLTVHSST; encoded by the exons AGGCTTTTCCGGCTGACTCTCATCCAGATCATGGCGGCTGTTCTTCCGGAATGTTCCCATGCGAAAACATGACCGTTTGCTTACCTCAACTTCTCCATTGCAATGGGGTGATCAACTGCGACGACGGAGCCGACGAAGAGAACTGTG TGAATGATGTTGGGTGGCCCAAGATTTTCAATGAACTTCTCAGCAacaacggcagcagcagcagcaggacaagTGATGGATCGAGAGTGGCCAACTGCA CCCTAAATCAGTACCCAGTCGGATGCGGGTGTTCGGGGACCGCCGTGAACTGTCAGGATCAGGGCCTGCGTGCCGTACCCCAGGTCTCACCCAGCGTGACAGAGCT AGATCTGAAGAATAATGAGATCGTTTCCCTGCTGGACTTTCAGTTCATTGCCTATGAGCAACTGGAGTTACT CTTCCTACAAGATAACAGGATCCAGTCAATATCCGCCTCTGCATTTGCTGGACTTGTGAAGCTCAAGAAGCT GTATCTCAATTCCAACAACATCACTCATCTGAAGCCTCGCATCTTCCACAACTTGCTTCGTCTCAAATGGCT AATCCTGGAGAACAACAACATAACTGAAATCCTCGCAACTGCTTTTGAGGGGCTGAAATCGCTTCTATTTCT GGACCTGCACAACAACCTCCTGAGAGGCCTCCCCAACACGTCAATCTGTTCAGAAATGCCGAAGCTGAACTGGCT GGATCTTGAGGGGAACCAACTTCACACTCTGCAAAGTTCCAGCTTCCGAGGATGCAATGAGGTCACTGTTCT AGTGCTGAACAGGAATAAGATTGAGTGGATCCAGGCAGGGACTTTTTTCGACCTCAACAGCCTGGTGGAACT TGACTTGTCCTGCAACAGGCTGAAGGATCTCCTGCCATCGTCTTTCAAGGGTTTGCATGAATTGCAGCAGCT GAATATTTCAAATAACCCTCTGCACCAGATCTATCCAGATGAATTTGACGATGTCCCTCTCCTGCGCTCTCT GAGCTTGGAAGGACTGGAGATCCCCAACATTCACAGCCGCATGTTTGAGAAGCTCACCAATCTGCATCACAT CTACTTCAAGAAGTTCCAGTATTGCAGTTTTGCACCCCACGTCCGCAGCTGCAAGCCCAACACGGACGGCATCTCCTCCTTTGAGAACCTCCTGGCCAGCGGCGTCCTCCGAGTCTTCGTCTGGGTCGTCGCCTTCATCACCTGCTTGGGGAACCTCTTCGTCATCCTCACCAGGTCCTTCATCACCACGGAAAACAGCAACCACACCTTGGCCATCAAATCTCTCTGCT GTGCCGACTGCCTGATGGGCATCTACCTCTTCTTCCTCGGAGCTTTTGACCTCAGGTTCTCCGGAGAGTACAACCAGCACGCCCAAGCCTGGATGGCGAGCACAGCGTGCCAGCTGGTGGGCAGCCTGGCCATGCTCTCCTCCGAAGTCTCGGTGTTCCAGCTGACCTACATGACCCTGGAGAAATCCTTCTCCGTCGTCTTCCCCTTCAGCCACCACAGGGCCAGCAAGAAGTGGACTCTCTCCACCCTGGCGGTCATCTGGCTCCTGGGCTTCTCcctgactctggtgccctttttgtGCACGGAGTCCTTCGGGACGTATTACGGGAGGAACGGCGTGTGCTTTCCGCTCCAGTCCGACGGGAAAGAGCACCACGGGGCTCGGGTTTATTCCACAGGGATATTCCTGG GTCTGAACCTGGTTGCCTTTGCCATCATTGTGCTGGCCTACGCGAGCATGTTCTACTCCATCCACACCACAGCAGCCAGGACAGGCGAGCGCAGCGCTGTCTCTGTGGAGGTGGCCCTAGCCAAGAGATTCTTCTTCATCGTTTTCACCAATGCTCTTTGCTGGATCCCCATCTTCCTCCTCAAGCTGCTTTCGTTGTTGGACCTGGACATTCCAG GCACTGTGACCTCTTGGGTGGTCATCTTCATCCTCCCCATCAACAGCGCTCTGAACCCGATCCTctacaccatcaccaccacctcctTCCAGGAGAAGCTCAAGCAGTGTCTTCAGAAGAACAAGCCATCTCTGCAGGACACGCAAGGGAAGAGCTTTGTCTTGTTAACCGTCCACAGCAGCACCTGA